The following are encoded together in the Pelosinus sp. IPA-1 genome:
- a CDS encoding glycerophosphodiester phosphodiesterase, translating to MKNNKRTWRRFLLAGLAATVLCTGVNLIDMQAAQAKVKFDVFDFEGHRGGRDARPENTLISFAYGMEMGETTLEMDMQMTKDGHIVISHNPFMSPNLAKGPDGKYVKAGQYDIRTMTLAQVKQFDIGTMNPAAGDYYEGHGKTQISVPGTKMPTLEEVFELANSYGNDKVIFNIETKSYADPLDPGYKNNPDPAVFVKTVNDIVKKYHMEDRVTLQSFDWRTLKEMKKINPNITLVALSSEQESWGRQEGCYLKLFDKNPSPWLGGLNIHDYNGDYVKAAHAIGADIVSPYWEELSPQLVSEAHTLGMKVVPWTVNSPQSMGMLIDMGVDGIISDKPWVLKDVLTKRGFELRQPTVNIASPYHTGTDVNNVETKKLANGGDASI from the coding sequence ATGAAAAATAACAAACGAACATGGAGACGTTTCCTACTAGCAGGACTAGCTGCAACGGTATTATGCACAGGTGTCAATCTTATAGATATGCAAGCAGCACAAGCAAAAGTAAAGTTTGATGTATTTGATTTTGAAGGACATCGTGGTGGTCGTGATGCGCGTCCAGAAAATACGCTAATTTCCTTTGCTTATGGCATGGAAATGGGCGAAACAACATTAGAAATGGACATGCAAATGACTAAAGATGGTCACATTGTCATTAGCCACAATCCTTTTATGAGTCCAAATCTCGCTAAGGGTCCTGATGGAAAATATGTAAAAGCTGGTCAGTATGATATTCGTACTATGACCTTAGCACAAGTAAAACAATTTGATATTGGAACTATGAACCCAGCTGCTGGCGATTACTATGAAGGTCATGGTAAAACCCAAATATCTGTACCTGGCACAAAAATGCCAACCTTAGAAGAAGTATTCGAGCTAGCTAATTCTTATGGTAATGATAAAGTAATTTTTAATATTGAAACAAAATCTTATGCTGATCCACTTGACCCTGGATATAAAAACAATCCTGATCCGGCTGTTTTTGTAAAAACAGTAAATGATATAGTAAAAAAATATCACATGGAAGATAGAGTAACTCTTCAATCTTTTGATTGGCGAACATTGAAAGAAATGAAGAAAATAAATCCCAATATTACTCTTGTTGCTCTATCTTCTGAACAAGAATCATGGGGCCGTCAAGAAGGCTGTTATCTAAAATTATTCGACAAAAACCCCTCTCCTTGGTTGGGTGGTCTAAATATTCATGACTATAATGGAGATTATGTAAAAGCAGCCCATGCTATTGGTGCCGATATTGTATCCCCCTACTGGGAAGAGTTATCTCCACAACTCGTAAGTGAAGCTCATACATTGGGAATGAAAGTTGTTCCTTGGACGGTAAATAGCCCTCAATCCATGGGTATGCTTATAGATATGGGCGTTGATGGTATTATTAGTGATAAGCCTTGGGTTCTTAAAGATGTTTTGACAAAAAGAGGATTTGAATTACGTCAACCAACAGTAAATATAGCAAGCCCTTACCACACTGGCACCGATGTGAATAATGTAGAAACTAAAAAGCTAGCTAACGGTGGAGACGCTTCTATCTAA
- a CDS encoding MFS transporter, translating into MFEEVIKFFTTGKDKPLMSGDQGQIAKVFNKYRWSTFTSITLGYALFYVLRLNFSVIKKPLMQAGVLDAQQLGVMGSVFFITYGVGKFTNSFLADRMNIKRFFAMGLFLSSIITVIMGFCNEYLPLVVLWGINGWFQSFGAGPCIVALNQWFSNRERGTYYGVWFTSHNLGAGFTYVATAALVGAYSWRAGFIMPGIVCLVGSILIYFFMSDRPETHGLPNVADFKNDHAAIVEKDKSVGSLQWEVVKRPAVWILGLSSCFVYIARYAIESWGIVYLTEAKGYTTMGASGILSIMQFAGIFGSLTCGLVSDKFFNHKRNLPCLIYGALYAASIAAFLWAPASQMIDLATMAVYGFTMGALVCYLGGLMAVDICPKRATGAAMGMIGLLSYGGAAAQELISGYLINAHMTIVNGKKVYDFALAGEFWVASAVISMLLAACVWNVKVKD; encoded by the coding sequence ATGTTCGAAGAAGTCATTAAGTTTTTCACAACAGGAAAGGATAAGCCATTGATGAGTGGCGATCAAGGTCAGATTGCTAAAGTGTTCAATAAGTATCGGTGGTCAACTTTTACATCAATTACATTAGGTTATGCATTATTTTACGTTTTACGACTTAATTTTTCCGTTATCAAGAAGCCATTAATGCAAGCAGGAGTATTAGATGCTCAGCAACTTGGTGTTATGGGATCTGTGTTTTTTATCACCTATGGTGTCGGTAAGTTTACTAATAGCTTTTTAGCTGACAGAATGAATATTAAACGTTTCTTTGCAATGGGACTTTTTCTATCCTCCATTATTACAGTCATCATGGGTTTTTGCAATGAATATCTTCCGCTAGTAGTATTATGGGGGATTAATGGCTGGTTCCAATCTTTTGGTGCAGGTCCTTGCATTGTTGCTTTAAATCAATGGTTTAGTAACAGAGAACGTGGAACATATTATGGCGTTTGGTTTACCAGTCATAATCTTGGTGCAGGCTTTACTTATGTGGCAACTGCCGCTCTCGTAGGAGCTTACAGCTGGCGTGCAGGCTTTATCATGCCAGGTATTGTTTGTCTTGTTGGTTCCATTCTGATTTACTTCTTTATGTCTGATAGGCCTGAAACTCACGGTTTACCAAATGTTGCTGACTTTAAAAATGACCATGCAGCTATTGTTGAAAAAGATAAATCTGTTGGTAGTTTACAGTGGGAAGTAGTCAAACGTCCTGCTGTTTGGATTCTCGGTTTGTCTAGCTGTTTCGTTTATATTGCTCGTTATGCAATTGAAAGCTGGGGTATCGTCTATTTGACAGAAGCAAAAGGCTATACAACAATGGGCGCTAGTGGTATCCTGTCCATTATGCAGTTTGCTGGAATTTTTGGTTCCCTCACTTGTGGTCTCGTATCGGATAAGTTTTTCAATCACAAACGTAATTTACCTTGCTTGATTTATGGTGCTTTGTATGCTGCATCAATAGCCGCTTTTTTATGGGCACCTGCTAGCCAGATGATTGATTTGGCCACTATGGCTGTATATGGTTTCACAATGGGAGCCTTAGTTTGCTACCTCGGTGGTCTTATGGCTGTTGATATTTGTCCTAAACGTGCTACTGGCGCGGCAATGGGAATGATCGGCTTACTAAGCTACGGTGGAGCTGCAGCACAGGAATTGATCAGTGGTTATTTGATTAACGCACATATGACCATAGTTAATGGTAAAAAGGTCTATGATTTTGCTCTTGCTGGTGAGTTCTGGGTAGCATCTGCTGTAATATCAATGCTATTAGCAGCTTGCGTTTGGAATGTTAAAGTAAAAGATTAG